The Mytilus trossulus isolate FHL-02 chromosome 3, PNRI_Mtr1.1.1.hap1, whole genome shotgun sequence genome contains a region encoding:
- the LOC134711141 gene encoding putative uncharacterized protein DDB_G0282133, giving the protein MASPITVRKTNRTIVRKEIFTPSRNETSMKYKLNERTALLKKIDAAKRDFDVEIELKRGTLVMSFTPAAYEVYKRAIIKYYDEHQNKTYIKTVKSSKTSNKTIGKAIVEESFSIRPKENMNIKCRQWYRINMFNTTSRMDINGRQYQQFICEDLPEIIKTIDMANVKQINEKIIEICELVLSNQAVTEYSSKNHNTEDNDLKCENPNKLQIIGRRKNITTPEIETNKTQSEQENIDPQINHIKCPACFYDVNNEDSVECTKCCMWLHKECSNLTEEEFEKQSEDTNLTYTCPLCENLEDIFINESFIQFELENDREGTNTPLNITFNIEEEEEEENVHIAINNSNQQQENESKTEVHVSYNQRDNQEQLVNDINEEETKVKTVVPDELNENLPTHVSDHLSHSPINLKPRPKKGKKKETIELEQQLTASRARIIMLEEQNRDYENTISLIHCKWKQQTTGKEKDEIHQWQNSALQDIKTKVQMLEESISAKFTTMNMEFQHKLDIHEIKLKHELEIRDLKTEINMMKLHDNRPNYEQHESKCACKNNNEKLVNNSQPSLQNHKSLITEHKTEPLINQQRYVQNIENTQNKNQHYMMNQPQMPAAGQNQLGPILTKVFPFQHSHVPMQGQYQLRPILTQRFPGPYQQPQEIRNIQGQNLMHQVNSYRMNNQHSSIQQANMPMVNHFGNVRQNDHQKYHQQNKRDFHQIPTFLNQRKVKAPESMTRPNLEKFKTQQPRVIPTGKYPRELLKNNTHKLKSNCDRPKQKHSDSSESEQNTNIQSVKVTENNANSGNQEQRDSTSFLEHGRASTSNHPQKRKSL; this is encoded by the coding sequence atgGCGTCTCCCATTACTGTGCGGAAGACAAACAGAACGATTGTACGCAAAGAGATATTCACACCCAGTAGAAATGAAACATCGATGAAATATAAACTTAATGAAAGAACAGCATTACTTAAAAAGATAGATGCTGCGAAAAGAGATTTTGATGTTGAAATCGAACTTAAAAGAGGTACTTTGGTGATGTCGTTTACACCAGCTGCATATGAAGTATATAAAAGGGCTATAATCAAATATTATGATGAACATCAgaataaaacatacattaaaaCTGTCAAATCTAGTAAAACTAGCAATAAGACAATTGGAAAAGCAATAGTAGAGGAATCGTTTTCAATTAGACCgaaagaaaatatgaatattaaatgTAGACAATGGTATAGAATCAACATGTTCAATACTACTAGTAGAATGGATATCAATGGGCGTCAATACCAGCAATTTATTTGTGAAGACCTCCCAGAAATCATAAAGACTATAGATATGGCAAATGTGAAACAAATCAATGAAAAGATAATAGAAATATGCGAGCTTGTACTTTCAAATCAGGCAGTGACTGAATATAGTAGTAAGAACCATAATACAGaagataatgatttaaaatgtgaaaaccCAAACAAGTTACAAATAATAGGTAGAAGAAAGAACATTACTACGCCTGAAATTGAAACTAATAAAACACAAAGTGAACAAGAAAATATTGACCCACAAATTAATCATATCAAATGTCCAGCATGTTTTTATGATGTCAACAATGAGGACTCTGTTGAATGTACAAAATGTTGTATGTGGTTACATAAAGAATGCAGTAATCTAACTGAAGaagaatttgaaaaacaatCTGAAGACACCAACCTGACATATACTTGCCCATTGTGTGAAAACTTagaagatatatttataaatgagaGTTTTATACAGTTTGAACTAGAGAACGACCGAGAGGGAACAAACACACCTCTAAATATAACATTCAATattgaagaagaagaagaagaagaaaatgtGCACATAGCTATAAACAATAGCAATCAACAACAAGAAAATGAATCAAAAACAGAAGTACATGTATCCTATAATCAACGAGACAATCAAGAACAACTGGTAAATGATATAAATGAAGAGGAAACTAAAGTGAAAACAGTGGTGCCAGATGAACTAAATGAAAACTTACCCACTCACGTAAGCGACCATCTTTCTCATAGCCCGATAAACCTTAAACCGAGGccaaaaaaagggaaaaagaAAGAAACTATAGAATTAGAACAACAACTCACAGCTAGCAGAGCAAGAATTATCATGCTAGAGGAGCAAAACAGGGACTATGAAAATACAATCAGCCTCATTCACTGTAAATggaaacaacaaacaacaggcAAAGAAAAAGATGAAATTCATCAATGGCAAAATTCTGCCTTACAGGACATAAAAACTAAAGTGCAAATGCTAGAAGAATCAATATCAGCCAAGTTTACAACAATGAATATGGAATTCCAGCACAAATTAGACATTCATGAGATAAAACTAAAGCATGAACTTGAGATCAGAGAtctaaaaactgaaataaacatgatgaaacTTCATGATAATAGACCGAACTATGAACAACATGAGAGTAAATGTGCatgtaaaaataacaatgaaaaattagTGAACAATTCTCAGCCAAGcttacaaaatcataaatcgttGATAACTGAGCACAAGACAGAACCACTAATAAATCAACAAagatatgtacaaaatatagaaaatactcAAAACAAGAACCAACATTATATGATGAATCAGCCACAAATGCCTGCTGCAGGACAAAATCAGTTGGGACCTATATTAACAAAGGTATTTCCATTTCAACATTCACATGTACCCATGCAAGGTCAATATCAATTGAGACCAATATTGACACAGAGATTTCCAGGGCCATATCAACAACCACAAGAAATACGTAATATTCAAGGACAAAATCTCATGCACCAAGTGAATTCTTATAGAATGAACAATCAACATAGTAGTATACAGCAAGCAAATATGCCTATGGTAAATCACTTTGGAAATGTGCGACAAAATGACCACCAAAAATACCATCAGCAAAATAAACGAGATTTCCACCAGATACcaacatttttaaatcaacgCAAGGTGAAAGCACCAGAAAGTATGACACGGCCAAATTTAGAGAAATTTAAAACGCAACAACCACGAGTTATTCCGACAGGAAAAT